A single region of the Cucumis melo cultivar AY unplaced genomic scaffold, USDA_Cmelo_AY_1.0 utg000376l, whole genome shotgun sequence genome encodes:
- the LOC127145955 gene encoding polygalacturonase-like, translated as MPSQPFLFFPYFGKRLSLCRFLRFEMMVVVIIFLALLLKKHALTAAAGGLTFDIVNLGAKPDGKTDASHALQSAWARACSSTVASTVYVPKGRFYVQSGNFIGPCNYNSITFLINGTLVASSNFKVLAKSRTWISFSRINALSIYGGILDGQGTTLWACKNSGINTCSLGATTLEVSDSQNILINGLSSVNSQMYHIVVYDCQDVKIQGVKVLAASNSPNTDGIHVERSSNVTILNSNIRTGDDCISIGPGTSHLWMERLACGPGHGISIGSLGKWWEEAGVENVTLKTAHFNGTMNGVRIKSWGRPSNGFAKNILFQHIVFDNVNNPLIIDQNYCPHNQGCPGQASGVKISNVRYEDIHGTSATEVGINFECSPARPCNEIRLKDVKLIFKDQIAQASCEYATGTTLGLVQPSNCLV; from the exons ATGCCTTCACAGCCCTTTTTATTTTTCCCATACTTTGGCAAAAGACTATCCCTTTGTAGATTTTTAAGATTTGAAATGATGGTTGTTGTTATAATTTTCCTTGCTCTTCTGTTAAAGAAGCACGCCTTGACTGCTGCTGCTGGTGGATTGACGTTTGATATCGTCAATCTTGGAGCCAAGCCGGATGGTAAGACCGATGCCTCTCATGCGTTGCAGTCTGCATGGGCTCGTGCATGCTCCTCTACAGTTGCGTCTACCGTTTATGTGCCCAAAGGAAGATTCTACGTTCAAAGTGGTAACTTTATTGGACCTTGTAACTATAATTCTATCACCTTTCTCATCAACGGCACACTTGTGGCTTCTTCGAATTTTAAGGTTCTGGCCAAATCAAGAACCTGGATTTCTTTCTCACGTATAAATGCACTTTCCATTTATGGTGGCATTCTTGATGGCCAAGGAACTACCTTGTGGGCTTGCAAAAACTCAGGGATCAACACTTGCTCTCTTGGCGCAACA ACGTTGGAAGTTTCAGATTCACAGAATATATTGATCAATGGATTATCTTCAGTTAACAGCCAAATGTATCACATTGTTGTGTATGACTGTCAAGACGTGAAGATTCAAGGAGTGAAAGTCTTAGCTGCCAGCAATAGCCCCAACACTGATGGCATTCATGTGGAGAGATCATCAAATGTTACCATTCTCAATTCAAACATTCGCACCGGGGACGACTGCATCTCAATTGGCCCTGGGACTTCCCATTTATGGATGGAAAGACTTGCATGTGGACCTGGACATGGAATCAG CATTGGGAGTTTGGGGAAATGGTGGGAAGAGGCTGGAGTGGAAAATGTGACATTAAAAACAGCTCATTTCAACGGAACAATGAATGGAGTGAGGATTAAATCTTGGGGAAGGCCCAGCAATGGGTTTGCAAAGAACATTCTTTTTCAACACATTGTTTTTGACAATGTCAACAACCCTCTCATCATTGATCAAAATTACTGCCCACATAACCAAGGCTGCCCCGGTCAG GCTTCTGGAGTAAAGATTAGTAATGTAAGATATGAAGACATCCATGGAACGTCAGCTACTGAAGTAGGTATAAACTTTGAGTGTAGCCCTGCAAGGCCATGCAACGAAATAAGATTGAAAGATGTAAAGTTGATATTCAAGGATCAAATTGCCCAAGCATCGTGTGAATATGCAACAGGAACTACCTTGGGTCTAGTTCAACCTTCTAATTGCTTAGTATAG